In Phormidium yuhuli AB48, one genomic interval encodes:
- the ndhC gene encoding photosynthetic/respiratory NAD(P)H-quinone oxidoreductase subunit C: protein MFVLTGYEYFLGFLLICSLVPILALTVSKLVRPKNLGIESNTTYESGMEPIGGAWIQFNIRYYMFALVFVVFDVETVFLYPWAVAFHTLGLLAFVEALIFISILVIALVYAWRKGALEWS, encoded by the coding sequence GTGTTTGTTCTCACTGGTTACGAATATTTTCTAGGCTTCCTGCTCATTTGCAGTCTAGTGCCAATCCTGGCTCTGACTGTCTCGAAGCTGGTACGACCCAAAAATCTGGGTATTGAATCCAATACCACCTATGAATCAGGGATGGAACCCATTGGTGGCGCCTGGATTCAGTTCAACATCCGCTACTACATGTTTGCCCTGGTTTTCGTGGTCTTTGATGTTGAAACTGTCTTTCTTTACCCCTGGGCTGTGGCGTTCCACACCCTGGGACTATTGGCATTCGTCGAGGCCTTGATTTTCATCAGCATCCTCGTCATTGCCCTCGTGTACGCCTGGCGCAAAGGAGCATTGGAATGGTCATGA
- a CDS encoding alanine/glycine:cation symporter family protein has protein sequence MKQRWLLFILLLALPTAAIAQEAAEESLNGSGNILELIDNIFSALVDAMAGVLFFSLGGIPLIVLWLIGGAVFFTLRMSFVNIRAFKHAIYVVAGHYDDPDEDGELTHFQALSAALSATVGLGNIAGVAIAVQTGGPGAVFWMTLAGIFGMTSKFVECTLAQKYRTVYSDGRIAGGPMYYLSQGLAQRGLEPLGKVLAILFAILCIGGSLGGGNMFQANQSFSAVSDFVPLPNWLYGVFLATLVALVIIGGIRRIGSVAAAIVPSMCVVYVLAALWIILTNISEVPNAFATIISGAFTPEAVEGGFIGVLIQGIRRAVFSNEAGIGSAAIAHAAARTEEPVREGIVALLEPFIDTVVVCNMTALVVVITGVYQDLDRTGVDLTAAAFGTVIGWFPVILTLAVFLFAFSTMISWSYYGERAWTYLFGEQQTQIYRIIFVLCVFVGSVVNLGAVLDFSDMMLLTMAFPNMLGGFILSNEVARDLRDYLDRLKRGVMPIYK, from the coding sequence ATGAAACAACGTTGGTTACTGTTTATCCTGTTACTGGCCTTGCCCACAGCGGCGATCGCCCAGGAAGCAGCGGAGGAATCTCTAAACGGCTCAGGTAACATTTTAGAGCTAATTGATAATATTTTCAGCGCTCTGGTTGATGCCATGGCAGGGGTTCTCTTTTTTAGCCTGGGGGGAATTCCCCTGATTGTCCTCTGGCTCATTGGTGGGGCGGTGTTTTTTACCTTGCGGATGAGTTTTGTCAATATCCGCGCCTTTAAACACGCCATTTACGTGGTAGCCGGTCATTATGACGATCCTGATGAAGATGGCGAACTGACCCACTTTCAAGCCCTGTCTGCCGCGCTCTCGGCCACGGTGGGTTTAGGGAACATTGCTGGGGTGGCGATCGCCGTCCAGACCGGGGGCCCAGGAGCTGTCTTTTGGATGACCCTGGCAGGAATATTTGGCATGACCAGCAAGTTTGTCGAATGTACGTTAGCCCAAAAATATCGGACTGTCTATTCTGATGGTCGCATTGCTGGGGGCCCCATGTACTACCTCTCCCAAGGTCTGGCCCAACGGGGCCTAGAACCCCTCGGAAAGGTTTTGGCGATCCTATTTGCCATTCTCTGCATCGGCGGCTCTTTGGGAGGCGGGAATATGTTTCAGGCCAACCAGTCCTTCTCCGCCGTCTCGGACTTCGTTCCCCTCCCCAATTGGCTCTATGGGGTTTTTCTAGCAACTTTGGTGGCCCTGGTGATTATTGGAGGGATTCGTCGCATTGGCTCGGTGGCGGCGGCTATTGTGCCTTCGATGTGTGTGGTGTATGTCTTAGCCGCTCTATGGATTATTCTCACCAATATCTCAGAAGTCCCCAATGCCTTCGCTACCATTATTTCGGGCGCGTTTACCCCAGAAGCTGTTGAGGGCGGGTTCATTGGCGTTCTGATTCAAGGGATACGCCGGGCGGTTTTCTCCAATGAAGCGGGGATTGGTTCAGCGGCGATCGCCCATGCGGCGGCCCGCACTGAGGAACCGGTCCGAGAGGGAATTGTGGCTCTGTTGGAGCCGTTCATTGATACGGTAGTGGTCTGTAACATGACGGCCCTAGTGGTGGTGATTACAGGCGTCTATCAGGATTTAGACCGCACTGGGGTTGATTTAACGGCGGCGGCCTTTGGCACGGTGATTGGCTGGTTTCCCGTCATTCTGACTCTGGCGGTCTTCTTGTTTGCGTTCTCGACGATGATTTCTTGGAGTTACTATGGTGAGCGGGCCTGGACTTATCTCTTTGGAGAGCAACAAACCCAAATCTACCGAATTATTTTTGTCCTCTGTGTCTTTGTCGGGTCAGTCGTCAATCTCGGAGCGGTTCTAGACTTCAGTGATATGATGCTGCTGACGATGGCCTTTCCCAATATGTTGGGGGGATTTATTCTCTCCAATGAAGTGGCACGGGACTTACGCGACTATCTTGACCGTCTGAAACGGGGAGTCATGCCGATTTATAAGTAG
- a CDS encoding SDR family NAD(P)-dependent oxidoreductase: protein MSFLFGQAQPLQAMIIGANRGIGLGFIRHLLADPRIGTLYGTYRQPDRAQDLLQLAQSGGDRLIPVQLDVTQEREIAQWSDRLQQHQQPLHLLINCVGVLHDGPDIQPEKSLRHIDSDRLLHYFQVNSIPSVLLAKHLMPLFRHPQPSLFASISAKVGSIGDNSLGGWYGYRASKAALNMLMHTTAIEYARRCPQTCVVCLHPGTTDTDLSQPFQANVPPGKLFPVKKTVSQLMQVIERLTLNDSGQFFSWDGQPLPW from the coding sequence ATGTCTTTTCTCTTTGGCCAAGCCCAACCCCTACAAGCCATGATTATCGGTGCCAATCGTGGCATTGGCCTGGGGTTTATCCGTCATCTTCTCGCCGATCCCCGTATCGGAACCCTCTATGGAACCTATCGCCAACCGGACCGGGCCCAAGACCTATTGCAACTGGCCCAATCCGGGGGCGATCGCCTCATTCCCGTGCAACTTGATGTTACCCAAGAGAGAGAAATCGCCCAATGGAGCGATCGCCTCCAACAACACCAGCAACCCCTGCATCTGCTCATCAACTGCGTCGGCGTTCTCCATGACGGCCCCGACATCCAGCCCGAGAAAAGCCTACGTCACATCGACAGCGATCGCCTCCTCCACTACTTCCAAGTCAATAGCATCCCCAGCGTTCTCCTCGCCAAACACCTCATGCCCCTCTTTCGCCACCCACAGCCGAGTCTCTTCGCCAGCATCTCCGCCAAAGTCGGCAGCATTGGCGACAACTCTCTCGGCGGCTGGTATGGCTATCGGGCTTCCAAAGCCGCCCTGAACATGCTCATGCACACCACGGCGATCGAATATGCCCGCCGCTGTCCCCAAACCTGCGTCGTCTGTCTCCACCCAGGAACTACCGACACCGATCTCTCCCAACCCTTCCAAGCCAACGTCCCCCCCGGAAAACTCTTTCCCGTCAAGAAAACCGTCAGCCAACTGATGCAAGTCATCGAACGCCTCACCCTCAACGACAGCGGTCAATTCTTCTCCTGGGATGGACAGCCCCTACCCTGGTAA
- a CDS encoding chlorophyll a/b-binding protein, with protein MAKPPAATDKGFGQSSNSDKKSQAKSNSSAGGNFGFTPNAEVWNGRLAMLGFVAVVLTELITHQGILTFWGLR; from the coding sequence GTGGCAAAACCGCCCGCAGCAACCGACAAAGGCTTTGGTCAATCCAGCAACTCCGACAAAAAATCCCAAGCCAAGAGCAACAGCTCAGCCGGGGGTAACTTTGGCTTTACCCCCAACGCTGAAGTTTGGAACGGTCGCCTAGCCATGTTGGGCTTTGTCGCCGTCGTTCTGACCGAACTGATTACCCACCAAGGCATTCTCACCTTTTGGGGCTTACGCTAA
- a CDS encoding META domain-containing protein: MSHSLLSLAVRLTGATLATLAVSSSIPLSLASVPLSSQHHPASRPPGQWQLRYWNQDPLNPELPSISLEINDDEVRGSAGCNHYFGSIERDGGRHFSLGPLASTRRGCEVSLMEREYEYLQALGAVQKYGFTPDGNLWLAYDSQSGTGTLEFSQVEGS, from the coding sequence ATGTCCCACTCACTCCTATCTCTGGCTGTACGGCTAACCGGAGCTACCCTCGCCACCCTCGCCGTCTCCTCAAGCATCCCCTTGAGTCTAGCCAGCGTCCCGTTGTCCAGTCAGCATCACCCAGCCAGCAGACCGCCGGGCCAATGGCAACTTCGCTATTGGAATCAAGATCCCCTCAATCCAGAATTGCCCAGCATCTCTCTGGAGATCAACGACGACGAAGTCAGGGGTTCAGCCGGATGTAACCATTACTTTGGTTCAATTGAGCGAGACGGGGGACGGCATTTCAGTCTAGGACCCTTGGCCAGTACCCGCCGAGGCTGTGAGGTGAGCCTGATGGAGCGTGAATACGAGTATCTCCAGGCCCTGGGGGCTGTCCAAAAATATGGTTTTACCCCTGACGGGAACCTGTGGCTCGCCTATGATTCACAATCAGGAACCGGAACCTTAGAATTTTCCCAAGTAGAGGGGTCCTGA
- a CDS encoding PAS domain S-box protein: MDEVIKLAGIEYQATSDRRVKTSAPPRAMSPKLGSSRINLGKFFDLSPDLLGVIGSDSHFKHLSPAWESVLGHSSQEMKSRPWLDWIHRDDLQKTLSHIHNLVIVGQDKVNFKNRLRCRNGNYRWLSWQANYDPHNHLIYTQASDLGERPGCSISPNLSGQKFNSPEEHFRLLVDGVKDHAIYMLDRHGRVISWNAGAERINGWQADEIIGQFSDIFFTVDSRQQGIPESVLRVAATSGRVEFENWRMRKDGSCFWANVTLSALQDEQGQLLGYATITRDVTDRKQEEEALQQAYDNLEKRVEERTAELQAANSRLREEVQIRSQTEEALRQSQQRLTQQASQLETTLRELRNTQAQLIHTEKMSGLGQLVAGVAHEINNPVGFIHGNLEHASHYVQDLLRLIDCYQEHYPNPSPQIQAELEDIDLDFIVTDMPKLLASMHQGTRRIQTIVESLCHFSGLNEAQYKPVDLHQALNSTLRVLQHRLQGHGQERAIELIRDYDQSLTKVYCFPGQVNQAFANVITNAIDALRDRENARSEEEYIPTLTVQTQHLGDRVRIIFEDNGLGMDESVRSRIFDPFFTTKPVGRGTGLGLSTTYQIIVEKHRGRLSCTSQCQQGTSIALELPLDANG; encoded by the coding sequence ATGGATGAAGTAATCAAGCTAGCGGGGATCGAGTACCAGGCAACCTCTGACCGCCGCGTCAAGACCTCAGCCCCACCCCGAGCCATGTCCCCCAAACTCGGGTCTTCCCGGATCAATCTCGGAAAATTCTTTGATTTATCCCCAGATCTGCTAGGAGTCATTGGTTCAGATAGTCATTTTAAACACCTCTCCCCCGCTTGGGAAAGTGTCTTAGGTCATAGCAGTCAGGAGATGAAATCTCGACCTTGGCTTGACTGGATTCATCGCGATGATCTTCAAAAAACGTTAAGTCATATTCATAACTTAGTCATTGTGGGTCAAGACAAAGTTAACTTTAAAAATCGCCTGCGTTGTCGCAACGGTAACTATCGCTGGCTCTCTTGGCAAGCTAACTACGACCCTCACAATCATTTAATTTATACCCAAGCCTCAGATTTAGGAGAACGTCCCGGTTGTAGTATTAGTCCCAATCTTTCAGGACAAAAATTTAACAGCCCAGAAGAACATTTCCGTTTGCTTGTTGATGGGGTGAAAGACCATGCCATCTACATGCTCGATCGCCATGGACGAGTCATTAGCTGGAACGCCGGTGCAGAACGCATCAACGGCTGGCAGGCCGATGAAATTATCGGTCAATTTAGCGATATCTTCTTCACCGTAGATAGCCGTCAGCAGGGAATCCCGGAAAGCGTGCTGCGGGTGGCTGCCACCTCCGGACGAGTGGAATTTGAAAACTGGCGGATGCGTAAGGATGGCTCCTGTTTTTGGGCCAATGTCACCTTATCGGCTCTGCAGGATGAACAGGGACAACTTCTCGGATATGCCACTATCACCCGAGATGTGACCGATCGCAAACAGGAAGAAGAAGCCTTACAACAGGCTTATGACAACCTAGAGAAACGAGTGGAAGAACGAACCGCAGAACTCCAAGCGGCCAACAGCCGACTGCGTGAAGAAGTCCAAATCCGCTCCCAAACCGAAGAAGCCCTACGTCAATCCCAGCAACGACTCACCCAGCAAGCCAGTCAACTGGAGACTACCCTACGGGAGTTACGCAACACCCAAGCCCAATTGATTCATACGGAAAAAATGTCGGGCCTAGGGCAGTTAGTGGCAGGAGTCGCCCATGAAATCAATAACCCCGTCGGGTTTATCCACGGCAACCTGGAACATGCCAGTCATTACGTCCAAGACCTGCTGCGACTGATTGACTGTTATCAGGAACATTACCCCAATCCTAGCCCGCAAATTCAGGCCGAACTTGAAGACATTGACTTGGACTTCATTGTGACAGATATGCCGAAACTGTTAGCATCCATGCATCAGGGAACCCGGCGGATTCAAACCATTGTTGAGTCCTTGTGCCATTTCTCAGGACTCAACGAAGCCCAGTACAAGCCGGTAGATTTGCATCAAGCCTTAAACAGTACCCTACGGGTGCTGCAACACCGCTTACAGGGCCATGGCCAAGAGCGGGCCATTGAACTCATCCGCGACTATGACCAGAGTTTAACGAAAGTGTACTGTTTCCCGGGGCAAGTGAATCAAGCCTTTGCGAACGTGATCACGAATGCCATTGATGCCTTGCGAGACCGGGAAAACGCCCGGAGCGAGGAGGAGTATATCCCCACCCTAACCGTTCAGACTCAACACTTGGGTGATCGAGTTCGCATCATCTTTGAAGATAATGGTCTGGGTATGGATGAGTCGGTGCGATCGCGCATCTTCGACCCCTTCTTCACCACCAAGCCGGTGGGCCGAGGTACGGGGTTAGGCCTGTCAACCACCTATCAAATCATTGTTGAAAAACATCGGGGACGTCTCAGTTGCACCTCCCAGTGTCAACAAGGAACTTCCATCGCCCTTGAACTTCCCCTAGATGCTAACGGCTAG
- a CDS encoding NADH dehydrogenase subunit K, with translation MVMSDNLSTPTLINPVERPQVTQELSENLILTTVDDLYNWARLSSLWPMMYGTACCFIEFAALIGSRFDFDRFGLVPRNSPRQADLLITAGTITMKMAPAVVRLYEQMPAPKYVIAMGACTITGGMFSVDSPTAVRGVDKLIPVDVYIPGCPPRPEAIIDAIVKLRKKVSNQSLSERGNHQQTHRYHTISHQLNPVDPILTGQYMRSEARHNPPKQLTEAMGMPVPPALQSAQQQAAQKQEADRG, from the coding sequence ATGGTCATGAGTGATAATCTCTCCACCCCCACCCTTATTAATCCCGTTGAGCGTCCTCAAGTGACGCAAGAGTTGTCAGAAAACCTGATTCTGACAACGGTTGATGACCTGTATAACTGGGCCCGTTTGTCAAGTCTCTGGCCCATGATGTACGGAACCGCCTGTTGCTTTATCGAGTTTGCCGCCTTGATTGGCTCTCGCTTCGACTTTGACCGGTTTGGTCTAGTTCCCCGCAACAGCCCCCGTCAAGCCGATTTGCTGATTACCGCCGGAACCATCACCATGAAAATGGCCCCGGCGGTGGTTCGGCTGTATGAACAGATGCCTGCTCCTAAATATGTGATTGCCATGGGAGCTTGCACCATCACCGGTGGAATGTTTAGCGTCGATTCCCCCACGGCGGTTCGTGGTGTAGATAAGTTGATTCCTGTGGATGTCTATATCCCCGGCTGTCCCCCTCGTCCTGAGGCGATTATCGATGCGATCGTCAAACTGCGGAAAAAAGTCTCCAATCAGTCCCTTTCTGAACGGGGCAATCACCAACAAACCCACCGCTACCACACCATCTCTCACCAACTCAACCCCGTTGACCCCATCCTAACGGGGCAATATATGCGCAGTGAGGCTCGGCATAATCCGCCCAAGCAACTCACCGAAGCGATGGGAATGCCTGTTCCCCCCGCCCTACAATCTGCACAACAACAAGCTGCTCAGAAACAGGAGGCAGACCGTGGCTGA
- a CDS encoding ArnT family glycosyltransferase gives MSSPLRFSCPAEQVWIMEYAYKNKVKKSRERLGIILTFLVLLLTRVIAAKVPINVDENLWLLRGLNFWTQLSSGNLSDTYFQHHPGVPTMWVNGFGITLGCLADTWDGPHHILNFESLSHCARLVRANNFISVETYVITRWIQAILTSGLITSGIWLLSHVLNQKIALITASILVFEPFFLAYQRLLITDSLQCGFILVSVLALFLHWRSTSGRIHLIVSGVMMGLAIGTKTTSILIFPGLVSLALLTELNYFKPLFFKQGWVNQAKDIGVWGLCILVTFILIWPAMWVAPLETISHLLEDLRGETERGFLFFFGTLNL, from the coding sequence ATGAGTTCTCCCTTGAGGTTTAGCTGTCCTGCTGAGCAGGTTTGGATTATGGAATATGCTTATAAAAACAAGGTCAAAAAAAGTCGTGAACGGCTTGGGATTATCCTTACTTTTTTAGTTCTCTTGCTCACCCGAGTTATTGCGGCCAAGGTTCCCATTAATGTTGATGAAAATCTCTGGCTGTTGCGTGGTCTTAACTTTTGGACACAGCTCTCCTCAGGGAATTTATCAGATACCTATTTTCAGCATCATCCCGGAGTTCCCACAATGTGGGTTAATGGCTTCGGAATCACTTTAGGCTGTCTAGCCGATACCTGGGACGGCCCTCATCATATCCTAAATTTTGAGTCCCTGAGCCATTGTGCTCGTCTTGTGAGAGCTAACAACTTTATCTCAGTTGAAACTTATGTTATTACACGTTGGATTCAAGCGATACTAACCTCTGGGTTGATTACGAGTGGAATTTGGCTATTATCCCATGTTCTCAATCAAAAAATTGCCCTGATTACTGCCTCAATTCTGGTATTTGAACCCTTTTTTCTAGCCTATCAGCGGTTACTTATTACTGATTCCCTACAATGCGGGTTTATTCTAGTCAGTGTTTTAGCCCTATTTTTGCATTGGCGGTCAACCTCAGGACGAATCCACCTTATTGTGTCTGGAGTCATGATGGGGTTAGCAATTGGAACTAAGACGACGAGCATCTTAATCTTTCCCGGTTTGGTAAGCCTTGCTCTCCTCACAGAACTGAACTACTTTAAGCCTTTATTCTTTAAACAAGGATGGGTTAACCAGGCTAAAGATATCGGGGTTTGGGGTCTCTGTATTTTAGTTACGTTTATTCTAATTTGGCCAGCTATGTGGGTCGCACCTCTTGAAACAATTAGTCATTTGCTGGAAGACTTACGAGGGGAAACAGAGCGAGGATTTTTATTTTTTTTTGGGACGCTCAACCTCTAG
- a CDS encoding Fur family transcriptional regulator: protein MYAYNSEAFKAELNQLGLRLTPQREEILRIFQQLPKGEHLSAEELHHKLQDHQDKPKISLSTVYRSLKLMTHLGLLRELELAEGHKHYEINQPYPHHHHHLVCVKCNKTIEFKSDSVLKIGVKTTNKEGFHLLDCQLTIHGVCLEAMKRGWPSGIPEDWLCPKAMT, encoded by the coding sequence ATGTACGCTTATAATAGCGAAGCTTTTAAAGCGGAACTCAACCAACTGGGATTGCGGTTGACTCCTCAGCGTGAAGAAATTCTCAGAATTTTTCAGCAACTCCCGAAGGGAGAGCATTTGAGCGCAGAGGAACTGCATCACAAGCTTCAAGACCATCAGGATAAACCCAAAATCAGCTTGTCAACGGTCTATCGCTCTCTGAAGTTGATGACCCATTTGGGCTTATTGCGGGAGCTAGAACTGGCTGAAGGACATAAGCATTATGAAATCAATCAGCCTTATCCCCACCACCATCATCATTTGGTTTGTGTCAAATGTAATAAGACCATTGAGTTTAAGAGTGATTCCGTCTTGAAAATTGGTGTCAAGACAACCAATAAAGAGGGATTCCATCTCCTAGACTGTCAGCTCACGATTCATGGCGTCTGCTTAGAAGCGATGAAACGGGGTTGGCCCTCTGGAATCCCCGAGGACTGGCTCTGTCCCAAGGCGATGACTTAA
- the psaK gene encoding photosystem I reaction center subunit PsaK → MLHNLVFALTPTTSAWSPSIAIVMVVCNILAIAIGKYSIKYPSVGPQAPSPNLFGGFGIPAILATTSFGHILGVGAILGLQSAGVL, encoded by the coding sequence ATGCTCCATAATCTTGTTTTCGCTCTCACCCCCACCACCTCAGCCTGGAGTCCCAGTATTGCCATTGTCATGGTTGTCTGTAATATTCTGGCGATCGCCATCGGCAAGTACTCGATTAAATATCCCAGCGTTGGCCCCCAGGCTCCTTCTCCTAATCTTTTTGGTGGCTTTGGCATTCCCGCCATTCTTGCCACCACCAGTTTCGGTCATATTCTCGGGGTTGGCGCAATTTTAGGCTTACAAAGCGCCGGTGTTCTCTAA
- the queF gene encoding preQ(1) synthase: MHDSQTPSTGTPSAESSSMKYGEREIQEGQLITFPNPRPGRRYEIRVTLPEFTCKCPFSGYPDFATIHLLYVPDETVVELKALKLYVNGYRDRYISHEESANQILDDFVAACDPLEVTLRADFLPRGNVHTEIEIRHVKDGQGT, translated from the coding sequence ATGCACGATTCACAAACCCCGTCGACGGGTACGCCTTCCGCTGAGTCTTCTTCGATGAAATATGGGGAACGGGAGATTCAGGAGGGACAACTAATTACTTTTCCCAATCCGCGTCCGGGACGACGGTATGAGATTCGGGTGACGTTGCCGGAGTTTACCTGTAAATGCCCCTTTTCGGGCTATCCCGATTTTGCCACGATTCATCTGCTGTATGTGCCGGATGAGACGGTGGTGGAATTGAAGGCTCTTAAGCTCTATGTCAATGGTTACCGCGATCGCTACATTTCCCACGAGGAATCCGCTAATCAAATTCTGGATGATTTTGTGGCGGCCTGTGACCCGTTAGAGGTCACCCTTCGGGCTGATTTTCTTCCCCGTGGGAATGTACATACGGAAATTGAGATCCGCCATGTTAAGGACGGACAGGGAACTTAG
- a CDS encoding NAD(P)H-quinone oxidoreductase subunit J, translating into MAEESPKNGNTAEEQPEAKPVPAGPVSKWLTENGFANDALDADNLGVELIQVDSEVLIPIATALYAYGFNYLQCQGAYDAGPGQALVSFYHLIKVSDDARKPEEVRLKVFLPRDEPKVPSVYWIWKGADWQERESYDMFGIHYDGHPNLKRLLMPEDWVGFPLRKDYISPDFYEIQDAY; encoded by the coding sequence GTGGCTGAAGAGTCCCCCAAAAACGGCAATACGGCCGAAGAACAACCTGAAGCTAAACCCGTTCCGGCGGGCCCTGTCTCCAAATGGTTGACGGAGAATGGCTTTGCCAATGACGCTCTCGACGCCGATAATCTGGGAGTAGAACTCATCCAGGTGGACTCGGAAGTACTCATTCCCATTGCAACGGCTTTATACGCCTACGGATTTAATTACCTGCAATGTCAAGGGGCCTATGATGCAGGACCGGGTCAGGCGTTAGTCAGTTTCTATCACTTGATTAAGGTCAGTGATGATGCACGCAAACCTGAAGAAGTCCGCCTGAAGGTCTTTTTGCCCCGGGATGAGCCGAAAGTCCCCTCTGTCTATTGGATTTGGAAAGGGGCGGATTGGCAAGAACGGGAATCCTACGATATGTTCGGCATCCATTATGACGGACACCCTAACTTGAAGCGTCTGTTGATGCCGGAAGACTGGGTAGGTTTCCCCCTACGGAAAGATTACATTTCTCCCGATTTCTACGAGATTCAAGATGCCTATTAG
- the purF gene encoding amidophosphoribosyltransferase produces MMSNPSPLHDDLHPDKPEEACGVFGLYAPDEDVAKLTYFGLYALQHRGQESAGIATFDQQGQVHCYKEMGLVSRVFNEDILSQLPGTMAVGHNRYSTTGSSHVQNAQPALVDTRLGTLSLAHNGNLVNTRELRQELERRNCNCVTTSDSEAIAILIASEVDRGHDWHQAIQTALRQCQGAFSLVIGTPIGIFATRDPHGVRPLVIGSLDTNPNYYVFASETCGLDIIGASYLRNVNPGELVFANADGLCSERWTENPTPKLCVFEMIYFARPDSMMNEESLYSYRMRIGNVLATESPVDADLVIGVPDSGIPAAIGYSRTSKISYAEGLIKNRYVGRTFIQPTQHMRESGIRMKLNPLKDVLEGQRLIIVDDSIVRGTTSRKLVKALRDAGAKEVHMRVSSPPVTHPCFYGIDTDDQKQLIAATKSVDEIAAQIGVDSLAYLSWEGMLEATQQDPSQFCSACFTGDYPIPVPAQLRHSKLMLEELEV; encoded by the coding sequence ATGATGTCCAATCCTTCCCCCCTCCATGATGATTTACACCCCGATAAACCCGAAGAGGCCTGTGGCGTCTTTGGGCTTTACGCCCCAGATGAAGATGTCGCCAAACTGACCTACTTCGGACTCTATGCCCTTCAACATCGTGGACAGGAGTCAGCGGGGATTGCAACCTTTGATCAACAAGGCCAGGTTCACTGTTATAAGGAAATGGGTCTGGTCTCTCGGGTCTTTAACGAAGATATCCTCAGCCAATTACCGGGAACCATGGCCGTGGGCCATAATCGCTATTCCACCACCGGCTCCAGTCATGTCCAAAATGCCCAACCCGCCTTGGTCGATACTCGTTTGGGGACTTTAAGCCTGGCACATAACGGCAACTTGGTCAATACGCGGGAGTTGCGACAGGAACTTGAACGGCGCAATTGTAACTGCGTGACCACCAGTGACTCCGAGGCGATCGCTATCCTCATTGCCTCAGAAGTGGATCGCGGTCACGATTGGCATCAAGCCATCCAAACTGCGTTACGACAATGCCAAGGGGCATTCAGTCTCGTTATTGGCACTCCCATTGGCATCTTTGCGACCCGTGATCCCCATGGAGTTCGTCCCTTGGTAATTGGGAGTTTAGACACCAACCCCAACTACTATGTCTTCGCCTCAGAAACCTGTGGCTTAGACATTATCGGGGCCAGCTACCTACGCAATGTCAATCCCGGTGAACTGGTATTCGCCAACGCTGACGGACTCTGTTCTGAACGTTGGACAGAGAATCCCACCCCCAAACTCTGCGTCTTTGAGATGATTTACTTCGCTCGTCCTGACAGCATGATGAACGAAGAAAGTCTCTACAGCTATCGGATGCGGATTGGCAATGTCTTAGCCACAGAATCCCCAGTGGATGCGGATCTCGTCATCGGTGTACCGGATTCCGGCATCCCGGCGGCGATCGGCTATTCTCGAACGTCCAAAATTTCCTACGCCGAAGGGCTGATTAAAAATCGCTATGTGGGACGAACCTTCATTCAACCCACCCAACATATGCGAGAGTCCGGCATTCGCATGAAGCTCAATCCCCTGAAAGATGTTTTAGAGGGGCAACGGTTGATTATTGTCGATGACTCCATTGTCCGGGGAACCACGAGCCGCAAGCTCGTGAAAGCCCTACGGGATGCTGGAGCCAAAGAAGTGCATATGCGAGTCTCCTCGCCACCGGTCACCCACCCCTGTTTCTATGGCATTGATACCGATGACCAGAAACAACTGATTGCAGCCACAAAGTCCGTGGATGAAATTGCGGCTCAAATCGGTGTCGACTCTCTGGCTTACCTGAGTTGGGAGGGAATGCTTGAAGCGACGCAACAAGATCCGAGTCAGTTCTGTTCCGCCTGCTTTACCGGAGACTATCCCATTCCTGTTCCTGCTCAATTACGTCATTCCAAGCTCATGCTGGAAGAGTTAGAAGTCTAA